In Centropristis striata isolate RG_2023a ecotype Rhode Island chromosome 1, C.striata_1.0, whole genome shotgun sequence, one DNA window encodes the following:
- the mfng gene encoding beta-1,3-N-acetylglucosaminyltransferase manic fringe: MQKRWMRRKLPVLIFTFFIILYVDFQLRTSSLPKLSAAPHHQSPGALQRSIQQAPPSPAKDAQNPASTSSSTGVRRGQPAAEGAHVTQPKLRQEDIFIAVKTTGRFHRTRLALLLETWISRTKAHTFIFTDTEDEDLHSEGYNVVVTGCQSDHSQQALSCKMSAEYDGFMASDKRWFCHVDDDNYVNPEALLSLLSAFPQDGDIYVGKPSLDKPITAHELLEGNATREVRFWFATGGAGFCLSRRLAEKMAPWARGSRFEQTSATIRLPDDCTVGFIVEKRLGISMVHCPLFHSHLENLLLISHRSIAHQVTLSYGMFENKMNSIEVKGSFSKEDDPSRFKTVHCMLYPFTSWCP; encoded by the exons ATGCAGAAGAGATGGATGCGTCGGAAGTTGCCCGTCTTGATCTTCACCTTCTTCATCATTCTTTATGTGGATTTCCAATTACGCACCAGCAGTCTTCCCAAACTCAGCGCGGCTCCTCACCATCAGTCACCCGGCGCGCTCCAGCGCTCCATCCAGCAGGCTCCACCATCCCCGGCCAAGGACGCGCAGAACCCGGcgagcaccagcagcagcaccggCGTGAGGAGAGGACAGCCGGCCGCTGAAGGTGCACATGTCACCCAGCCGAAACTGAGGCAGGAGGATATTTTCATCGCTGTGAAGACCACCGGGAGGTTCCACAGGACGCGTCTTGCGCTCCTGTTGGAGACGTGGATCTCCAGAACCAAGGCGCAT ACGTTCATTTTCACCGACACGGAGGATGAGGATTTACATTCAGAAG GTTACAACGTGGTGGTCACAGGCTGCCAGTCAGACCACAGCCAGCAGGCCCTGTCCTGCAAGATGTCTGCAGAGTACGACGGCTTCATGGCTTCAGACAAGAG GTGGTTTTGTCATGTGGACGATGATAACTACGTGAATCCGGAGGCGCTCCTGTCCCTGCTCTCAGCCTTCCCTCAGGATGGCGACATCTACGTGGGCAAACCGAGCCTGGACAAGCCCATCACTGCTCACGAGCTGCTGGAGGGCAATGCAACG AGGGAAGTGCGATTCTGGTTTGCAACAGGAGGAGCAGGATTCTGTCTGAGTCGGCGGCTGGCGGAGAAGATGGCTCCATGGGCCAG aggctCACGTTTTGAGCAGACGTCGGCGACAATCCGTCTCCCTGATGACTGTACGGTGGGCTTCATCGTGGAGAAGAGGCTCGGCATCTCCATGGTCCACTGTCCTTTATTCCACTCCCACCTGGAAAACCTGCTGCTCATCAGCCACAGAAGCATAGCACACCAG GTGACTCTGAGCTATGGGATGTTTGAGAACAAGATGAACAGCATCGAGGTGAAAGGAAGCTTCTCTAAAGAGGACGACCCCTCCAG GTTTAAGACAGTCCACTGCATGCTGTATCCTTTCACCAGCTGGTGTCCTTGA